The DNA window GCACGTAGACGTGTGTATAACAGGACCTCCTTCCCCGCGCCCCGCCACCCCGACACACACAGGAGCTGCCTAAAGTATCCTTGCCTTGCAGATTGGAGGCTCCCCAAATATTTTGCGATCTGAGGATCCAGCTCAAGTGAGGTGCCATAGGACGTGTTCCTGAGTTTGCATTGCACGGAGACCTTcctggaatttttcatttgcaAGTCGGCTTAACCAATTTTGCATTGAGTCCTAGGCTGCTTGCACTCTGAATTTGGGCTATTCAGGTAGTGTGCTCAAAGTTGAAACCGCATACAGCACAACTCAAGTTTGCATCAGACTGGGAAGCGAACTTAAGCCAGCGGTGCGTGGCCCAGGAGTGGGAAAGGAAATGGATGCCTGAAGTGGAAGAGGTGGTGCAGAGGGGGCACCGCCCATGCTGCCCTGCTTCCAACTGCTGCGCATAGGGGGCGGCAGGGGCGGTGATCTCTACACCTTCCACCCCCCCGCCGGGGCTGGCTGCACCTATCGCTTGGGCCACAGGGCCGACCTGTGTGATGTGGCCCTGCGGCCCCAGCAGGAGCCTGGCCTCATCTCTGGGATCCACGCCGAACTGCATGCCGAGCCCCGGGGTGATGACTGGAGGGTCAGCCTGGAAGACCACAGCAGCCAAGGTGAGCATTAAGCAGGGCAGCTTTGCCCCTGGGTGGTTGAAGCGCCAGGCTGGAATGAGTAAGGTCTCCACAAGACCCTGCTGCCTGCCTCCCATACTCCCATCAGATTGGATGGATGGTCGTGGTCCAGACCTTCATCTTCCCACCAGAAGTGTGCACAGTCAGAAGCTCTCTGCCAGACTGACCCTTTTTGGTCCCGTTTAGCTCATACAGGACCTGGGATATCATCAGAAAGATATCACAGTGGGGATGTTCTGAGGCCACTAGAGGCCAAGTTTAGACTTGATTCAGTTTCCAGCTTTGCTGAGGCACTCTGTTCCTGGGTTAGGGCAGTTCTATgttgaataatgtttttaataatcTGGGCATGTCTTTCTCCGTGACTTGAGGCAGTTAGCCTCAGAAAGCCTAGATTCACATTTGAGTTTTGCCACTGCCTCTTGGTAAAGTCAGCTGTAGGAGTGTTATGGTTATTAGACTATAGTAGCCAACATTCATCTAGTGCTTACTGTTATGAGCCAGGCCCTATTTTAAGTGTATTGAATGTAGGTGGTACTAATATTATCCTCATTTACAGtaaaggaaaatgaggcacaaagaggttaaggaacttgtccagggctgggcatggtggtttacacctataatccagcactttgggaggctaaggcagggtggatcacttgagctcaggagttcgagaccagcctgggcaacatggtgaaaacctgtctctaccaaaaaattaattaatttttttaaaaaagcctgggcacggtggctcacgcctgtaatcccagcactttgggaggccgagatgggcagatcacgaggtcaggagttcgagaccatcctgaccaacatgttgaaaccccatctgtgctgaaaaaaaaatacaaaaattagccaggtgtggtggcgtgcacctgtaaccccagctactcaggaggctgaagcagcagaatcacttgaacccgggaggcggaggttgcagtgagctgagatcgcaccactgcactccagcttgggcgacagagcgagactccatctcaaacaaacaaacaaacaaaaagcttgcccagggtcacataactggtaagtggtagagctaggaTCTGAACGAGCTGGAGCTGGGGGAGAGTGAGCATGTTTGAAAACTGGACCTtagggcggggcacggtggctcacgcctgtaatcccagcactttgggaggctgaggcgggcagatcaggaggtcaggagtatgagaccagcctggccaacatggtaaaaccctgtctctgctaaaaataaaaaaattagccagacgtggtggcacatgcctgtaatcccagctactcaggaggctgaggcaggagaattgcttgaacctgggaggcggagtgcagtgagctgagattgcactactgcactccagcttgggcaatagagcaaaactccatctcaaaaaaaaaaaaaaagaaagaaagaaaaaaaaagaagaaagaaagaaaattggaccTTAGGACAGTGAGGGCAGGGATCCTTTGTAGGAAAGCACAAGAAACACAGACTTGTTCCTAGCTGACAAGGAGTGTACTGCCTGGTACCTGTCACCTGCTGAGGGGCTTAGGATGTGAGGGAGAATCTGACTACAGTTTCATATTCTTCCCCAGAAATCATACAGATTTCTCCACTCCTGACTCTGgtcatttctgtttttgtccTCCATATTTGCCTGGTGCCCCACCATCAACAGGTACTTTGGTCAATAATGTCCGACTCCCAAGAGGTCACAGGCTGGAATTGAGTGATGGAGACCTCCTGACCTTTGGCCCTGAAGGGCCCCCAGGAACCAGCCCCTCGGAGTTCTACTTCATGTTCCAACAAGTACGAGTCAAGCCTCAGGACTTTGCTGCCATTACCATCCCACGGTCTAGGGGAGAAGCCCGGGTTGGGGCTGGTTTCCGGCCTATGCTGCCCTCCCAGGGGGCTCCACAGCGGCCTCTCAGCACCTTCTCCCCTGCCCCCAAGGCCACACTGATCCTAAACTCCATAGGCAGCCTCAGCAAGCTCCGGCCCCAGCCCCTCACCTTCTCCCCTAGTTGGGGTGGACCAAAGAGCCTGCCTGTTCCCGCCCCACCTGGGGAAATGGGGACCACGCCTTCTGCTCCACCACAACGCAATCGGAGGAAATCTGTTCACCGAGTGTTGGCGGAACTGGATGATGAGAGTGAGCCTCCTGAGAACCCGCCACCGGTCCTTATGGAGCCCAGGAAGAAACTCCGTGTAGACAAAGCCCCACTGACTCCCACTGGGTAAGTGGAGTCCTCACTTGGCCCTCTCAGTGTTTTACTGCTTTTCGATTCCTTGTATCCCTAGGCTGTGAGGAGGTCCCCCTGCCTGGGGGGATGGGCACGGGAGGTGGAATAGATGGAATGGCAAGACCTGGGTTAGCTCtgataggaaaagaaaaatatgtgcagGAGAACATgagaggtggggtggggcagtGCTTATAAAACAACCGGAGTGAGCATGTCCTGCTTTTTACATTCATATGGCTTTAACCCCATTCTTCTAGTGCCTAAGGATGGGGAACTTTCAGGCTCATACTAGAGGTTTTTAGGCCCACCCTATGTGTTTTTAAGGACAGAGTCCAGGCTCACCTTAGTTCTCAGACCACTGTGCCTCTGTGGCCTCACCCTATGACCAGCCATAGGGTGGCAAGGTCTAGGCCTTCTCCTACAGGTTTCCGGTGACCCTTGTGTCTGTGTCACTTCCTTCAGAAATCGACGTGGCCGTCCTCGGAAGTACCCAGTGAGCGCTCCCATGGCTCCCCCTGCAGTTGGGGGCGGGGAGCCCTGTGCAGCTCCTTGTTGCTGCCTGCCCCAGGAAGAGACAGTGGCCTGGGTTCAGTGTGATGGCTGTGACGTCTGGTTCCATGTGGCCTGTGTTGGCTGCAGCATCCAGGCTGCCAGGGAGGCCGACTTCCGATGCCCAGGGTGCCGGGCTGGCATTCAGACCTAAGGTCCACTGCCAAGGCACCATCGGACACACCTGCCCATGAGTAGACACAGCAGCGAGCAAATAGGTCTGATAAATaccccccttcccttccctccccaggaGGGAATGACTACAGGGAAGAAGGATGGATTGATGTGGACTCATTCAGGGCCTGGAGCAGACCCTGGTGGCCAAGACAGAAGAGATGGTTTCCTGCCAAAGATATTGCCACCTCCAGGAAATTGCCAGTGAGCTGGAAGTTCCCACTATTACAAGCCATAAGGCCATGTTGCCATGGACACCAGAATATCTGTAGTCAGAGCACCTATCAGTTGCAAAAGCCATGCCTGCAACCGATGGAAAATGTAAGAGGGAGTTCTTAAGGTTCTTGGTGGCATCACCCAAGGCATTCTGGGAAAACCTAGGGCCTGGCCCCAAAACTTCCCTACTCTGTGGCTAGTCCTGCTGCCAACAAAATCGTAGCGACCTGGCTTTTCACAGCTTTGCTTTTATTTCCAAGTCAAGGACAAGCCGCTTCATTCACTCCTGGGCATTTACTCTTCTTGTGGGTCTGTGATATTCCTTGCTTTCCAGGGAGAATGTGCTTGGCAAGGTCTGGAGAACTAATTCAGAATCttaggggaaggggagagatggAAATACAAACCTGCTTACTGGAAAGGTGCAAATATATGGGTTGAGCTGGAGGTAGGAATACAGGTAATTAAGGTTTCTAGTTTAAGGGAAAACAGATCTATTGCCATTTAAATAAGGTAACTGGGATTTGGTTAAGTTCACAAAGATAGCAGAAGATTTATTTACAGGCTTCACCTGTACTGTCAGGGCAAGAGAAAGCCTGGTAAACCAGCTACAGCAGTTTACCAGTGTGATGGCTGTGACACAGCTCCACTCCACGGGTGGACACAGCAGAGGGCAACTGGGCTGGCCTGGTTCAGTGTGAATCAAACCGCTTAACCCACACATGGTACATGTGATTTTCTTTTGTGAGCCTTACACCAAGCCAAACTATTGTCAAAGCATCATTTCTATAGAAATAAAGCCTTATCTTGACCTGTTCTATTAAAACCTGCCACACCCGCCCTTTCCTACCTAGATTTAATGAGCCCaagtttttaaaatggaagaaatgactCTGGGGCAAAGACCCCTAATGAactagtggcagagccaggaataAAACTTGAGTAACTAATGAGTCACTTATGGGCAGAGTATGCAAAAACCTTAAGTGGAAACCAAATAGACCCTGGTATCAAGAAAGCACAAAGTATTAATAGAAGTTTCTGGTTGGGGTGATCTAGGTTCAACAGAAATAAGATGATTTCTAAGTATAAAGCCATTTAAGAATTCCAGAGTAGGGTGGGAAAGCAAAAAGCCAGCTCTGAACAGGTAACAGCTACATGGTGACTGAGTCTATGGGCAAAAGTTCTTGCATCACAGGCTTTTGGGAACTAGCCTATCACAGGGCCCTGTACAAATAAACTtggctgcaatcccagctctCCCTCTGATGTTGTGTGACCTTAAGGAGTGTAAATGGCACCTTAGTTTCAGGGTCACTTGGGTATGAGCATTGGATATTCCCATCCCTACCTCAGTAACTGAAGGACAAACCAAGATAAGTGTGTCTATCTACTGTGTCCCAGGcttctttatttaagaaaaaagtgaTACATGATGTGGGATTAAAATCAAGAGCATCATTGAACTTCACCTTCCCTCCAACCAGTTGCCCCAaactcccctgcccccaccctttgTGTTCCCAATTCCTTCCTTAGTGAATGAAGAACTTAATCCCAAAAACCCTGGCACAAACTCCAGGTTTTCTTTCCCtagctcctcccctccccctgtcCCCCATTCCTAGAAGGGCAGGCACCTCAGTTTGAATGCATGGGAGAGCCCAGAGTGGTGACGGAGACAGGGGGAAAGGCTTCCCCCTCAGGGAAAGGGACCGAGGAGTACAGTGCAGTGAAGTGAGGGCTCCCATAGCCTGGGGTACCAAAATGGGGCCCTGGGGCCAGAGGAAAGGACACTGGTCCCCCTGAGAAAGGAGACCCAGCAGCCTCAAAATCCTCTCGTTGTGCATAGTCGCTGCTTGATCGCTTGCCCTTCTGGCGCCGGTTACAGAACCACACTCGGACCACCTGCAAGTGAATGACAGAAAGGAGAATGACATTAGACAATGAGCTGAGACGGGCCTGACTCTGCTTGGACATTCTATCCAAAGCCAACAGCCCTAGAGCAGTTAGAGGAGGACATTAGAGAATGAGCTGAGACAGGCCTGACTGCTTGGACATTCTGTCCAAAGCCAACAGCCCTAGAGCAGTTGGAGGAGCCAGAGCTAGGGAAAGCGAGGTGGTGACAGGGGAAAGAGATGGAGCCCGCAGAGAGACATGGCACTCACATCCTTCTCG is part of the Homo sapiens chromosome 6, GRCh38.p14 Primary Assembly genome and encodes:
- the TCF19 gene encoding transcription factor 19 isoform 1 (isoform 1 is encoded by transcript variant 1), translating into MLPCFQLLRIGGGRGGDLYTFHPPAGAGCTYRLGHRADLCDVALRPQQEPGLISGIHAELHAEPRGDDWRVSLEDHSSQGTLVNNVRLPRGHRLELSDGDLLTFGPEGPPGTSPSEFYFMFQQVRVKPQDFAAITIPRSRGEARVGAGFRPMLPSQGAPQRPLSTFSPAPKATLILNSIGSLSKLRPQPLTFSPSWGGPKSLPVPAPPGEMGTTPSAPPQRNRRKSVHRVLAELDDESEPPENPPPVLMEPRKKLRVDKAPLTPTGNRRGRPRKYPVSAPMAPPAVGGGEPCAAPCCCLPQEETVAWVQCDGCDVWFHVACVGCSIQAAREADFRCPGCRAGIQT
- the TCF19 gene encoding transcription factor 19 isoform 2 (isoform 2 is encoded by transcript variant 8) encodes the protein MLPCFQLLRIGGGRGGDLYTFHPPAGAGCTYRLGHRADLCDVALRPQQEPGLISGIHAELHAEPRGDDWRVSLEDHSSQGTLVNNVRLPRGHRLELSDGDLLTFGPEGPPGTSPSEFYFMFQQVRVKPQDFAAITIPRSRGEARVGAGFRPMLPSQGAPQRPLSTFSPAPKATLILNSIGSLSKLRPQPLTFSPSWGGPKSLPVPAPPGEMGTTPSAPPQRNRRKSVHRVLAELDDESEPPENPPPVLMEPRKKLRVDKAPLTPTGRE
- the TCF19 gene encoding transcription factor 19 isoform 3 (isoform 3 is encoded by transcript variant 12); translation: MLPCFQLLRIGGGRGGDLYTFHPPAGAGCTYRLGHRADLCDVALRPQQEPGLISGIHAELHAEPRGDDWRVSLEDHSSQGTLVNNVRLPRGHRLELSDGDLLTFGPEGPPGTSPSEFYFMFQQAASASSGPSPSPSPLVGVDQRACLFPPHLGKWGPRLLLHHNAIGGNLFTECWRNWMMRVSLLRTRHRSLWSPGRNSV
- the POU5F1 gene encoding POU domain, class 5, transcription factor 1 isoform 4 (isoform 4 is encoded by transcript variant 4); amino-acid sequence: MCKLRPLLQKWVEEADNNENLQEICKAETLVQARKRKRTSIENRVRGNLENLFLQCPKPTLQQISHIAQQLGLEKDVVRVWFCNRRQKGKRSSSDYAQREDFEAAGSPFSGGPVSFPLAPGPHFGTPGYGSPHFTALYSSVPFPEGEAFPPVSVTTLGSPMHSN